The Primulina tabacum isolate GXHZ01 chromosome 7, ASM2559414v2, whole genome shotgun sequence genome includes a window with the following:
- the LOC142550909 gene encoding LOW QUALITY PROTEIN: (S)-8-oxocitronellyl enol synthase-like (The sequence of the model RefSeq protein was modified relative to this genomic sequence to represent the inferred CDS: inserted 1 base in 1 codon), producing the protein MSSWYYKRSIGDAGQKHSERNEVAKNYRSVGLVVGVTGISGSGLATTLSSADTPGGPWKIYGVARRLCPSWLAKYNVEYIQCDVANHTEAYSKLSPLTDITHVFYLTWSGSEDCTLNSIMFRNILDSVNPNAPNLKHISLLTGIKYYLGNFSNMSNKNEPLDCPFYEDLPRLNQETFYNNLEDTLWEVAAKKNNLTWPIHRPALIFGFSPCSLMNIVSTLCVYAAICKHENKPLVYTGTKVSWTAFSDAVDAKLLAEHFVWTATDPKAKNQAFNCNNGDVFTWKRLWKVLGKQFDLEAVGYVEGKEPVLLEDQMKGXIAAFWFADIALRNRDTLSSMNKNKEFGFMGFRDTTKSFISCIQKMRDQRFIP; encoded by the exons ATGAGCAGCTGGTACTACAAAAGATCAATCGGTGATGCTGGACAG AAACATTCTGAACGAAACGAAGTTGCCAAAAATTATCGAAGTGTTGGCTTAGTAGTCGGCGTCACTGGCATTTCTGGCAGCGGCTTGGCCACCACCTTGTCATCGGCCGACACGCCGGGCGGGCCATGGAAGATTTATGGCGTTGCACGCCGCCTCTGCCCTTCGTGGTTGGCCAAATACAACGTTGAATATATTCAATGTGATGTTGCAAACCATACTGAAGCATACTCAAAGTTATCCCCTCTCACCGATATTACACACGTTTTCTACCTAACTTGGAGTGGCTCCGAGGATTGCACCCTGAACTCAATTATGTTCAGAAACATCCTCGATTCAGTCAACCCAAATGCTCCAAATCTGAAACATATATCCCTCTTAACCGGAATCAAATACTATCTGGGTAATTTCTCTAATATGAGCAATAAAAATGAGCCACTCGATTGTCCATTCTATGAAGATTTGCCTAGACTAAATCAAGAAACTTTCTACAACAATCTTGAAGACACCCTCTGGGAAGTGGCAGCAAAAAAGAACAATCTAACTTGGCCGATTCATCGCCCCGCACTCATTTTCGGGTTCTCCCCTTGTAGCTTGATGAACATTGTCAGCACGCTTTGTGTGTACGCTGCCATTTGCAAGCATGAAAACAAGCCATTAGTGTATACCGGAACTAAAGTGTCTTGGACTGCTTTCTCCGATGCTGTGGATGCTAAATTATTAGCTGAACATTTCGTGTGGACAGCAACCGATCCTAAGGCGAAAAACCAAGCATTCAATTGCAACAACGGCGACGTTTTCACGTGGAAGAGGTTATGGAAAGTTTTGGGGAAGCAATTCGATTTGGAGGCCGTCGGATACGTTGAAGGCAAAGAGCCGGTACTGCTGGAGGATCAGATGAAAG ATATTGCTGCATtttggtttgctgatattgcGTTGAGGAATAGGGATACGTTGAGCAGCATGAACAAGAACAAGGAGTTTGGTTTTATGGGATTCAGGGACACCACCAAGTCTTTCATATCTTGTATCCAGAAGATGAGGGATCAAAGGTTCATTCCTTGA
- the LOC142550719 gene encoding uncharacterized protein LOC142550719 yields MPTCSNGIFRNMPTEQSCTKSSCLFCIMEEQDSTIRRAAIKEYLKGIPFLDSEPLILVVRSLWNIAMTRPNDKELPSLGVFACMVDLIEKALHDRTWLLTHQNIYIPYYAAHIIGSYTMNEVESAIRAVDSGVIPQLLELLRGKMSWVEQRVAVRALGHLASYEMTFEAIKAYGDEMVKLAMCLASSCLEVVYNMFVGVKAKKRRARYHLNLLTRGVGGIEMENQKAEEWASQIQCWSMHLLNCFAIKGRSINVISEPDFLKDLCEMWGGLANQSSPAGVGLIRILCYNELGRESVSESRHVIENLCNLSRSSCDWQYMGIDCLLLLLKDPNTRHKIFDIAASYLIDLIELRNLGNRSNVGEAIARALVHNFKHYQTSEIKNPRVQKAIKELWILKADKRKREKTMSSENLEEKRVMVNVLKQEGNHMFFLGQIEKAKLKYTEALELCRLMHRNERVALHSNRAQCNLLLRNLDSAISDATRALCLCSPPNTHAKSLWYRSQAYGMKGQRELVRLHYIHQPLHEDENMEKTGVRYISGMFIVYICHIYMIVYCTS; encoded by the coding sequence ATGCCAACTTGCAGCAATGGTATATTTAGAAATATGCCTACTGAACAATCTTGCACCAAATCTAGTTGCTTGTTTTGCATCATGGAGGAGCAAGATTCAACAATTCGAAGAGCTGCAATAAAAGAATACCTTAAAGGAATACCTTTTCTTGATTCCGAACCACTTATTCTTGTTGTAAGATCGCTATGGAACATCGCTATGACTCGACCAAATGATAAAGAACTTCCCTCTCTTGGTGTCTTTGCATGCATGGTTGATTTGATAGAGAAAGCCCTCCATGATAGAACGTGGCTACTTACACATCAGAATATATACATCCCATATTATGCAGCTCATATTATCGGTTCATATACTATGAACGAAGTCGAATCCGCGATAAGAGCTGTAGACTCGGGAGTCATCCCACAATTGTTAGAGCTCTTGAGAGGAAAAATGAGTTGGGTAGAGCAAAGGGTTGCTGTTAGAGCTCTCGGTCATCTTGCTAGCTACGAAATGACGTTTGAAGCCATTAAGGCATACGGAGATGAAATGGTTAAATTAGCCATGTGTTTAGCTTCATCCTGCCTGGAAGTGGTCTACAACATGTTTGTGGGGGTGAAGGCTAAGAAAAGGAGAGCAAGGTATCACCTTAACTTACTTACACGAGGTGTTGGAGGGATCGAAATGGAGAACCAAAAGGCGGAGGAGTGGGCCAGCCAAATTCAGTGTTGGAGTATGCATCTTTTGAACTGTTTTGCCATAAAGGGAAGATCTATAAATGTCATTTCCGAGCCAGATTTCTTGAAGGATTTGTGTGAAATGTGGGGTGGATTAGCAAATCAATCATCACCTGCCGGAGTTGGACTGATAAGAATTCTGTGTTACAATGAACTTGGAAGAGAAAGCGTATCAGAATCTAGACATGTTATCGAGAATTTATGTAACCTTTCGAGATCTTCTTGTGATTGGCAGTACATGGGAATTGATTGTCTTCTATTACTCCTTAAAGATCCAAATACAAGGCATAAAATTTTTGATATTGCTGCATCGTATCTCATAGATTTGATTGAGCTTCGGAATCTTGGAAACAGGTCAAATGTTGGTGAAGCGATCGCAAGGGCACTTGTCCATAACTTTAAACACTATCAAACCTCAGAAATCAAGAATCCTAGAGTCCAAAAAGCCATAAAAGAGTTATGGATTTTGAAGGCAGATAAGAGAAAGCGAGAGAAAACCATGTCTAGTGAGAATCTTGAAGAAAAAAGGGTAATGGTAAACGTATTAAAACAAGAAGGAAACCACATGTTTTTCTTAGGACAGATCGAGAAAGCCAAGTTGAAATACACCGAGGCTCTAGAATTATGCCGATTAATGCATAGAAATGAAAGAGTTGCATTGCACAGCAATAGGGCACAATGCAATTTGCTGCTAAGAAATCTAGATTCCGCCATAAGTGATGCAACTCGAGCTCTTTGCCTTTGTAGCCCTCCGAATACTCACGCCAAAAGCCTTTGGTATAGATCACAAGCCTATGGCATGAAAGGGCAAAGAGAGCTTGTTAGATTGCATTACATTCATCAACCTTTGCATGAAGACGAAAACATGGAAAAAACCGGCGTTCGCTACATATCAGGTATGTTTATTGTTTATATCTGTCACATATATATGATCGTATATTGTACATCATGA